One stretch of Malus domestica chromosome 14, GDT2T_hap1 DNA includes these proteins:
- the LOC103452573 gene encoding serine/threonine-protein kinase WNK8-like isoform X1 gives MDSCSGFVGGNSACDDGGVVEKDPTGQYVRYDEFLGRGAFKTAYKAFDEEEGIEVAWCQVNIEEVLQSPEQLERLYSEVHLLKSLKHQNIVKFHNSWVDDKNKTINIITELFTSGSLRQYRKKHKNVDMKAIKNWARQILRGLHYLHSHNPPIIHRDLKCDNIFVNGNTGEIKIGDLGLAIVMQQPTAHSVIGTPEFMAPELYDEEYNELVDIYSFGMCMLEMVTCEYPYSECKNPAQIYKKVTSGVKPASLSKVDNPQIKEFIEKCLVPASMRLSAVELLKDPFLATDNLKEPNCIPSQLEKLVNLPQPEACPMDVDTNYQKSSSGFCRRSTNEISNPSVLELQSFTENNEFRLKAEKNSDRTVSLTLRIADTCGRVRNIHFEFYLDSDTAISIAGEMVEQLDLPHEDVSVIAELIDNLIMKLVPGWKPSSEGSSCGTNSSCVDHAALQNVLSHVAHAEDRDNQSSMISDTSVTSAEHGVPTASGASNVKVMESAKYSSDECCKASDGYASSPDCMVKGVVKEKSYEADSGDSFVMNEACTDMSSICSLSELSLANKDGYGELKGELDAIDMHYRRCLVELLRSREEEIRSAKKRWIEKKKIAVN, from the exons ATGGATTCCTGTAGTGGTTTTGTTGGTGGAAATTCTGCTTGCGACGATGGTGGCGTTGTGGAGAAAGATCCGACTGGGCAATACGTGCGG TATGACGAATTTTTGGGGAGGGGAGCATTCAAGACTGC ATACAAGGCATTCGATGAGGAAGAAGGAATAGAAGTAGCTTGGTGCCAAGTGAATATCGAGGAGGTGTTGCAGTCTCCGGAACAGTTGGAGAGATTGTATTCCGAGGTTCATCTGCTGAAGTCATTAAAGCATCAAAACATTGTCAAGTTCCATAACTCATGGGTGGATGATAAGAACAAGACCATCAACATAATAACAGAGTTGTTCACTTCCGGGAGTTTGAGGCA GTACCGAAAGAAGCATAAGAATGTTGATATGAAGGCCATTAAGAACTGGGCAAGGCAGATTCTTCGAGGCTTGCATTATCTGCATTCTCACAATCCTCCAATTATTCATAGAGATTTGAAATGCGACAACATATTTGTCAATGGAAATACTGGAGAAATTAAAATCGGAGATCTCGGATTGGCTATTGTCATGCAGCAGCCTACTGCTCATAGTGTTATTGGCACCCCTGAATTCATGGCTCCAGAGCTTTATGACGAGGAATACAATGAATTAGTCGACATCTATTCTTTTGGCATGTGCATGTTAGAAATGGTGACTTGTGAATACCCTTATAGTGAATGTAAAAATCCAGCACAAATTTATAAGAAGGTTACCTCT GGTGTAAAGCCCGCTTCACTCAGTAAAGTGGACAATCCACAAATCAAGGAGTTCATAGAGAAGTGTCTAGTTCCAGCATCTATGAGATTAAGTGCAGTTGAACTCTTGAAAGATCCATTCCTTGCAACTGACAATTTGAAGGAGCCCAATTGTATTCCTTCACAATTAGAAAAGTTGGTGAACTTGCCACAGCCTGAAGCATGTCCTATGGACGTAGATACTAACTACCAGAAGTCCTCCTCTGGATTTTGTAGGAGAAGTACCAATGAAATATCGAATCCATCGGTTCTGGAGTTACAGAGTTTCACTGAGAATAACGAGTTCAGGTTAAAAGCGGAGAAAAATTCTGATAGGACCGTCTCTTTAACTTTGCGCATTGCTGATACATGTG GTCGTGTGAGGAATATCCATTTTGAGTTCTATCTTGATTCCGATACTGCAATTTCAATTGCTGGGGAGATGGTTGAGCAACTTGATCTTCCACATGAAGACGTCTCTGTCATAGCTGAGTTAATTGATAACTTGATCATGAAGCTTGTACCCGGCTGGAAACCTTCATCAGAAGGTTCATCATGTGGAACAAATAGTTCATGTGTTGATCATGCTGCACTGCAAAATGTTCTCTCACATGTTGCACACGCGGAGGACCGAGATAACCAATCATCAATGATTTCAGATACTTCGGTTACCTCAGCTGAGCATGGTGTTCCTACTGCCTCAGGGGCCAGTAATGTCAAAGTTATGGAGTCGGCTAAATATAGTTCCGATGAGTGCTGTAAAGCTTCAGATGGTTACGCTTCCAGTCCAGATTGTATGGTTAAAGGTGTGGTCAAGGAGAAGAGTTACGAAGCTGATTCTGGTGATTCATTTGTGATGAACGAGGCATGCACCGACATGTCAAGCATTTGTTCCTTATCTGAGCTGTCTCTAGCCAACAAAGATGGGTACGGTGAGCTAAAGGGGGAGCTTGATGCTATTGACATGCACTATCGTCGATGCCTTGTCGAACTCTTGAGGTCGAGGGAAGAAGAAATTCGGAGTGCAAAGAAGAGGTGgatagagaaaaagaaaatagctgTTAATTGA
- the LOC103452573 gene encoding serine/threonine-protein kinase WNK8-like isoform X2, whose amino-acid sequence MVALWRKIRLGNTCGYKAFDEEEGIEVAWCQVNIEEVLQSPEQLERLYSEVHLLKSLKHQNIVKFHNSWVDDKNKTINIITELFTSGSLRQYRKKHKNVDMKAIKNWARQILRGLHYLHSHNPPIIHRDLKCDNIFVNGNTGEIKIGDLGLAIVMQQPTAHSVIGTPEFMAPELYDEEYNELVDIYSFGMCMLEMVTCEYPYSECKNPAQIYKKVTSGVKPASLSKVDNPQIKEFIEKCLVPASMRLSAVELLKDPFLATDNLKEPNCIPSQLEKLVNLPQPEACPMDVDTNYQKSSSGFCRRSTNEISNPSVLELQSFTENNEFRLKAEKNSDRTVSLTLRIADTCGRVRNIHFEFYLDSDTAISIAGEMVEQLDLPHEDVSVIAELIDNLIMKLVPGWKPSSEGSSCGTNSSCVDHAALQNVLSHVAHAEDRDNQSSMISDTSVTSAEHGVPTASGASNVKVMESAKYSSDECCKASDGYASSPDCMVKGVVKEKSYEADSGDSFVMNEACTDMSSICSLSELSLANKDGYGELKGELDAIDMHYRRCLVELLRSREEEIRSAKKRWIEKKKIAVN is encoded by the exons ATGGTGGCGTTGTGGAGAAAGATCCGACTGGGCAATACGTGCGG ATACAAGGCATTCGATGAGGAAGAAGGAATAGAAGTAGCTTGGTGCCAAGTGAATATCGAGGAGGTGTTGCAGTCTCCGGAACAGTTGGAGAGATTGTATTCCGAGGTTCATCTGCTGAAGTCATTAAAGCATCAAAACATTGTCAAGTTCCATAACTCATGGGTGGATGATAAGAACAAGACCATCAACATAATAACAGAGTTGTTCACTTCCGGGAGTTTGAGGCA GTACCGAAAGAAGCATAAGAATGTTGATATGAAGGCCATTAAGAACTGGGCAAGGCAGATTCTTCGAGGCTTGCATTATCTGCATTCTCACAATCCTCCAATTATTCATAGAGATTTGAAATGCGACAACATATTTGTCAATGGAAATACTGGAGAAATTAAAATCGGAGATCTCGGATTGGCTATTGTCATGCAGCAGCCTACTGCTCATAGTGTTATTGGCACCCCTGAATTCATGGCTCCAGAGCTTTATGACGAGGAATACAATGAATTAGTCGACATCTATTCTTTTGGCATGTGCATGTTAGAAATGGTGACTTGTGAATACCCTTATAGTGAATGTAAAAATCCAGCACAAATTTATAAGAAGGTTACCTCT GGTGTAAAGCCCGCTTCACTCAGTAAAGTGGACAATCCACAAATCAAGGAGTTCATAGAGAAGTGTCTAGTTCCAGCATCTATGAGATTAAGTGCAGTTGAACTCTTGAAAGATCCATTCCTTGCAACTGACAATTTGAAGGAGCCCAATTGTATTCCTTCACAATTAGAAAAGTTGGTGAACTTGCCACAGCCTGAAGCATGTCCTATGGACGTAGATACTAACTACCAGAAGTCCTCCTCTGGATTTTGTAGGAGAAGTACCAATGAAATATCGAATCCATCGGTTCTGGAGTTACAGAGTTTCACTGAGAATAACGAGTTCAGGTTAAAAGCGGAGAAAAATTCTGATAGGACCGTCTCTTTAACTTTGCGCATTGCTGATACATGTG GTCGTGTGAGGAATATCCATTTTGAGTTCTATCTTGATTCCGATACTGCAATTTCAATTGCTGGGGAGATGGTTGAGCAACTTGATCTTCCACATGAAGACGTCTCTGTCATAGCTGAGTTAATTGATAACTTGATCATGAAGCTTGTACCCGGCTGGAAACCTTCATCAGAAGGTTCATCATGTGGAACAAATAGTTCATGTGTTGATCATGCTGCACTGCAAAATGTTCTCTCACATGTTGCACACGCGGAGGACCGAGATAACCAATCATCAATGATTTCAGATACTTCGGTTACCTCAGCTGAGCATGGTGTTCCTACTGCCTCAGGGGCCAGTAATGTCAAAGTTATGGAGTCGGCTAAATATAGTTCCGATGAGTGCTGTAAAGCTTCAGATGGTTACGCTTCCAGTCCAGATTGTATGGTTAAAGGTGTGGTCAAGGAGAAGAGTTACGAAGCTGATTCTGGTGATTCATTTGTGATGAACGAGGCATGCACCGACATGTCAAGCATTTGTTCCTTATCTGAGCTGTCTCTAGCCAACAAAGATGGGTACGGTGAGCTAAAGGGGGAGCTTGATGCTATTGACATGCACTATCGTCGATGCCTTGTCGAACTCTTGAGGTCGAGGGAAGAAGAAATTCGGAGTGCAAAGAAGAGGTGgatagagaaaaagaaaatagctgTTAATTGA